ACATTGTAACTGTAATTCCTTTTCCATTTACCTTTTTATGAATGTCACGAGCATTTTCGGAATTAAAAGTAAGCGTATTTTTAGGAAACATTCCCTGAAACAAACCAATTTTCGATTCTCCGTTTTTAAGGATAGCCCATTTTTGATCCAAATTGCCATCGATCATTGTAAAACCTAGTTTTTCATAAAAGTCTTTAGAAATTTTAATATCCTTTACTGCTAATGAAATTGAAAAAATACCGAGATCCATGATTCTTTTGTTTTTGGTTACATGCCAAATGTACGACCTTCTTTTTTTCCATGTTTTGTTGGGTTGAATGTCGAATGAAGTGGTGATAAGTTCACCTTCTTTTAAACTGGAAAGATGCTTGTGAATATTTTTATTACCATTAGGATTTGTAAATTCCTGAATCATTTCGGTTTGATTTTCTTCTTTTAGAGTCATAGGGCCGATTCCTACTGTACCATCACTTCCATATTGAACAACAATACCCTGGTTTTTGGTAAAATCCCAATATTGACGAAACTCCCAAAAGATTCCTTGTTTTTTCCCTTTAATTAATCCGTAGAGTTTACCAGTGATACTTTGTTTTCCGATTCCCCATTCCCAATCCATACCGTATTGATCAAAGGGTTCATTGTTACTTTTATAGGTTTTATTATCAGTAATCCAACTCCCAATGGATTGCTCCATATTTTTAACAAACCAATCTGGAATTTTTTGTTGAGAAAATATAGTATGGGTGGATATTAAAAATATAAGTATTGTGATATATGCTTTCATAATATTGCTTTTTGGTTTTATTTTTCAGCTAATTTCTGCCAGTTGTTTAATAAAAATTCGGTGTCTTTTTCTGCTTGCTCTGTTCCCATTGATAAAAAATATCCACTTAGAAAAGGGCTTTTGAATTCGTAAGCAAAATCCAGAAAGAGACGGGTTTGCATAGTGCTTATTGCTTCTAATTTCCAGGAACCGGATAATGATTTTAGAGGAAAAGGGTAATCTTCTTTTTGAGTATTCACAACAAACTGAAACTCTTTACCAGGATTCCATAATGTACAAGTTTCTTCCCAACTACTTCCATCGGGTGCACTACAAACACGTTTCATCCCTAAACCTTCTCCTTCAACAATCTCTACATGATTAATATTGGGGGCTGTTACTTCGTGATAGCCACCCACATCAGAAATTATTTCCCAAACTTGATCTTTGGGAGCGTTAATGATTCGCTCGGCAGTAAAGTGCTGTACACCTTTGGCCTTTGGATATTGAACAAAACCATATACCAGTATAATAACAATATCAAGTACCAGAAATAAAGCTATTCCTTTTAAAATTTTACGTATCATATCTATTTTTTTAATTGTTTTTACATTATAAAAGTACCTAAGAAAATCATGGAAAGCCTTGAAAATAGGGTGCGCTCAATTAATTGAAACTCATCCGTTATATATTCTGCCTGATTCGGTTTTTCATTTAATTAAGTAGTACTATTTTTATACTATGAATAGTATAGAGTCTTTTGCATTTATGATTACTTTTCTGTTAGGAGGGGTTATTCTCGTTGGTGGTTTTGTTATTTTGGTAATTCTAAAAAGTATCTCACTTAAACAATCGAGATATTTTCTGGCCATAACTCTTTTTGGTCTCATACAGCATTTATTTACTTACTTATTGTTTACTACTCAATTGATTAGGCAATGGCCACATATGTTAGGAATTGGATATCCATTGTTATTTTTGGTAGGCCCCTGTTTTTATCTATTCGTGAGGAGTTATGCAGATTCTTCTTTTAAGTTAAAGAAAATAGACGTGATTCATATTTTACCTTTTTTAATAATGTTAATACTTCTTTTTCCCAGGTATTTAGGAAGTTCAAAAGAAAAACAAGAAATCATACAATATTATTACGATATTTTACCTGGTGGTGCAGTAGCCTTTTCTGATTGGTTGCAGGCAAGTTTACATTTGATTTTATTGTTGATATATTCGGTAGTAACTTTAGTAATGATATATAAAAAGGACAAAAAGAATAGCATTTTACTAAAACGATTTGGTGTATTGCTTACGATTTTGGCTTTTACCGAAATCATATTACAAACAGGTTTTTTACTTACAGGTGCTTCTGCAATAACGGCAGAGATTATTCTTTCT
The sequence above is a segment of the Aquimarina spinulae genome. Coding sequences within it:
- a CDS encoding VOC family protein yields the protein MKAYITILIFLISTHTIFSQQKIPDWFVKNMEQSIGSWITDNKTYKSNNEPFDQYGMDWEWGIGKQSITGKLYGLIKGKKQGIFWEFRQYWDFTKNQGIVVQYGSDGTVGIGPMTLKEENQTEMIQEFTNPNGNKNIHKHLSSLKEGELITTSFDIQPNKTWKKRRSYIWHVTKNKRIMDLGIFSISLAVKDIKISKDFYEKLGFTMIDGNLDQKWAILKNGESKIGLFQGMFPKNTLTFNSENARDIHKKVNGKGITVTMSNGIDKNEGPASFMITDPDGNPILVDQH
- a CDS encoding type II toxin-antitoxin system RatA family toxin, whose amino-acid sequence is MIRKILKGIALFLVLDIVIILVYGFVQYPKAKGVQHFTAERIINAPKDQVWEIISDVGGYHEVTAPNINHVEIVEGEGLGMKRVCSAPDGSSWEETCTLWNPGKEFQFVVNTQKEDYPFPLKSLSGSWKLEAISTMQTRLFLDFAYEFKSPFLSGYFLSMGTEQAEKDTEFLLNNWQKLAEK
- a CDS encoding helix-turn-helix domain-containing protein; this encodes MNSIESFAFMITFLLGGVILVGGFVILVILKSISLKQSRYFLAITLFGLIQHLFTYLLFTTQLIRQWPHMLGIGYPLLFLVGPCFYLFVRSYADSSFKLKKIDVIHILPFLIMLILLFPRYLGSSKEKQEIIQYYYDILPGGAVAFSDWLQASLHLILLLIYSVVTLVMIYKKDKKNSILLKRFGVLLTILAFTEIILQTGFLLTGASAITAEIILSGLMSITILLLGYWIVDIKQILPVLEGKKYKTSPLSETRSREIQQQIQAFFENEDWYVIPNFKIADLSKTIDVPSHHISQVLSEKMNSNFYEIMNHHRIKKAKKMLQSGALQKISVQAIGEECGFSSKTSFYRAFKKVTSMTPTEYLGKDF